In Ruminiclostridium josui JCM 17888, the genomic window GTTTATGCACCAAACATAACTATGGGTGTAAATGTATTGATGCTGCTGTCGAATCTTACAGCAAGCATACTAAGTAATTATGATTTTCAGATTACAGAGATGCATCATAAAAACAAATTGGATTCACCATCTGGAACAGCGAAAAAAATAGCTGGAGAAATACAGAGTGGTCTTCTAAACAAGGGAGTTGTAGTTTCCCATAAGGACATACCTATAAATTCAGTAAGGGCCGGAGGAGTAATAGGTAGGCATGAAGTAATGATTGTAGGTCAGGAAGACAAAATAGAAATTAGTCATGAGTCATTTTCAAGAAAAGTATTTGCACAGGGAGCCATAAGTGCAGCGAAATTTATTCATAAAAAATCAGGGTACTACGAAATGAAAGATGTACTAGATTTAGAAAAAGTATTAAAAACTTATATTGAAAATAACAACAAATGGTCGTCAAAGCGCCACAACAAATATAATGCCAAACCGGCTTCAAACTAAAAATAAGAACCCTGCTACTGCTGGGTTCTTGTTTTTTTGGCTCTAAACATAAACTTTATTATATTGTTTATTATTAGAATAAGTTCAATGACTACAAGAATACCTACGATTATCACCAAATCCCTGTTTTCTGTGACAATATCTTTTATTTTTGTTTTGTAATCCTCAGGGGCTGATACAGTCTTGTCCGAATATAAATTAACTTCTATTACAGTATTATCATTAAGTGTGTATTTTAGGACACCTGCAATAGTTTCGGTATTAATCGGAAGATGCAACTTTTCATTTTGTATAAAGCTTATATCTTTAATAAAGCTGTCTCCAACCGGATAGGTGTAATAAACATCTATTTTACTTATCAAATCAATCTTAATGTTATCCACTTCTATACTTCTTTGGGGGATATTTTTTGGAACTAGTACTCCCGTATAAAACTTGGAAAACCCGTAATCAAAAAGTTTTGTAGTCTCGGAAAAAGCATTTTCTTTACTGGTGTTGAATACTACAGCAATAAGTCGTTTATCATTTTGAGAAGCAGTAGTAACCACAGAAAAACTCTGAGGGTTTGTATTTGTACCTAATTTTCCGCCATCAACACCTTTATAACTCCAAAAAAGGGTATTTTGGTTTGTTAAAATGGAAGAATTGTTCCCATTAAGCCAGCCAAAACCTTTAGCACCAAATATCATATTAAATGTATTATTTGATATTGCTGCTTTTATAAGTAAAGCAATATCATTGGCAGAAGTATATTGCTCTTTATCAAAAAGACCTGTTGGATTTACAAAATATGTATCTTTTAAAGATAACTCTTTAGCTTTTGTGTTCATATAGTTGACAAATTTTTGGATATCACCATCACCTACATATTCGGCAAGGGCTACAGCTGCGTCATTTCCCTGTGAAAGAATTACGGCATAAAGTAAATCCTCAACAGTATACTGATTTCCTACCACAAGATTGAGCCCATTATAGCTGGCGGCATTTTTACTGATTGTAACCTTTGCATTTAAATCTGTTTTTTCAATGGTAACAAGAGCAGTCATAAGTTTACACATAACCGAAGGTGATAAATGCTTATAAGCATTTTTTTCAAAAAGAACTTGTCCCCTTACGGTATCCATTAGGACTACAGAGCTGGAAGTTAGGCCTTCAGCTGGCGCCCATGCAAAAACCGGAATACAATTCAATATTAGAATTAGTGCCACTATAACTGAAATTATTTTTTTGCCCATAAACTTCACCTGCCGAAAGTAATTATTTCATTTGTTAGTATAGTATATATGATAGAACATAGGGACTCAATTAACAAGGTAAAAATCAATAAACTAAGGTTAAAAATTGGTTACAGATTTGACAATAAATATCAAAGTTACTTAACCCATATAAATAATGCATATAAGTAACCATAAAATAAAATAATACATATAAACTTAAACTAAACCTAGGCAAAATTTATGTAAAAGGAGCTTTAAATTGGGATTTGTAAAGAAATTAAGTAAATACATTATATATGACCAAAAAAGTATAAAACATGACTTTGAACTAGAGGAAACAAAATCGGTTGACTGTAACAAGGCAAAAAATGCTGCCTCTATGGACACCTTTGATAGTAAAGAGTTCAAGAATTATTTTGATGAATGCCCTGTTAACGATGAATATCTTGAAGAGCACATATCAGATGAAATAGAAAATAATAAAAGCATGATGAAAAAAATATATAATATTCCTGAAAACAGTGATGTTGTGTACAGAGAGTTCAATA contains:
- the dapB gene encoding 4-hydroxy-tetrahydrodipicolinate reductase, with the translated sequence MKVCITGLGRTGKEIARTILLQNEIQLVSAVCSPNSKSLNKDLGEILGMNKTGITVTGSDKLEEVIFRNKPDVVIDFSNPKSALKNALIFSKYRINIVVGTTGFTDYQLKKLYVICRKFKNGIVYAPNITMGVNVLMLLSNLTASILSNYDFQITEMHHKNKLDSPSGTAKKIAGEIQSGLLNKGVVVSHKDIPINSVRAGGVIGRHEVMIVGQEDKIEISHESFSRKVFAQGAISAAKFIHKKSGYYEMKDVLDLEKVLKTYIENNNKWSSKRHNKYNAKPASN
- a CDS encoding D-alanyl-D-alanine carboxypeptidase family protein; translated protein: MGKKIISVIVALILILNCIPVFAWAPAEGLTSSSVVLMDTVRGQVLFEKNAYKHLSPSVMCKLMTALVTIEKTDLNAKVTISKNAASYNGLNLVVGNQYTVEDLLYAVILSQGNDAAVALAEYVGDGDIQKFVNYMNTKAKELSLKDTYFVNPTGLFDKEQYTSANDIALLIKAAISNNTFNMIFGAKGFGWLNGNNSSILTNQNTLFWSYKGVDGGKLGTNTNPQSFSVVTTASQNDKRLIAVVFNTSKENAFSETTKLFDYGFSKFYTGVLVPKNIPQRSIEVDNIKIDLISKIDVYYTYPVGDSFIKDISFIQNEKLHLPINTETIAGVLKYTLNDNTVIEVNLYSDKTVSAPEDYKTKIKDIVTENRDLVIIVGILVVIELILIINNIIKFMFRAKKTRTQQ